In one Lycium barbarum isolate Lr01 chromosome 7, ASM1917538v2, whole genome shotgun sequence genomic region, the following are encoded:
- the LOC132601216 gene encoding uncharacterized protein LOC132601216: MDLSSKDELVVEPSTEYLYIVHATGRRFIVNLDNKTCSCRMIQIDEITCPHAWVIIKKKNLTTDDYCLELFKPYTVMKTYDVAMDPLPDEREWKLLTYISEDVALPPIYKRPLGRPKNKHDKLLVELLLGKKRHACSTCGQTGHNRRSCSNASRRK; this comes from the exons ATGGATTTATCTTCTAAAGATGAACTTGTAG TCGAACCATCAACTGAATACTTGTACATAGTCCATGCTACAGGAAGGCGTTTCATAGTTAACTTGGACAACAAAACTTGCAGTTGTCGGATGATTCAAATAGACGAAATTACATGCCCACATGCATGGGTCATCATTAAGAAGAAAAATCTAACGACTGATGATTACTGTTTAGAATTGTTCAAACCATACACCGTGATGAAGACATATGATGTAGCCATGGATCCTCTCCCTGACGAGCGTGAATGGAAGCTTCTCACATACATATCAGAAGATGTAGCTTTGCCACCAATATACAAGAGACCTCTTGGTAGGCCGAAGAATAAGCATGATAAGCTGTTAGTTGAATTGCTTCTTGGGAAAAAAAGACATGCTTGCAGTACATGTGGACAGACTGGACACAATAGACGTTCTTGTAGCAATGCTTCCAGAAGGAAGTAA